One part of the Conexibacter woesei Iso977N genome encodes these proteins:
- a CDS encoding GNAT family N-acetyltransferase, with the protein MRGCAAMRLRSGVVDDIDAVMALWAVAAENDGRPSDRREMVEALVERDPDALLLAVEDSGAIIGSLIAGWDGWRFHLYRLAVHPDHRRRGIGGTLLDAAHTRFTALGATRVDAMVLDANDLGASLWTSAGYERQDDWRRWVKPLG; encoded by the coding sequence GTGCGAGGATGCGCGGCGATGCGGCTGCGCTCCGGAGTAGTTGACGACATCGACGCCGTGATGGCGCTGTGGGCAGTCGCCGCCGAGAACGACGGGCGGCCGAGCGACCGGCGCGAGATGGTCGAGGCGCTCGTGGAGCGCGACCCGGACGCGCTGCTGCTGGCCGTGGAGGACAGCGGCGCGATCATCGGCTCGCTGATCGCCGGGTGGGACGGCTGGCGCTTCCACCTCTACCGCCTCGCCGTCCACCCGGACCACCGCCGCCGCGGCATCGGCGGGACGCTCCTCGATGCGGCGCACACCCGCTTCACGGCGCTCGGCGCCACGCGGGTCGACGCGATGGTCCTCGATGCCAACGACCTCGGCGCGTCCCTCTGGACATCAGCCGGCTACGAGCGCCAGGACGACTGGCGCCGCTGGGTCAAGCCGCTCGGCTAG
- a CDS encoding 3'-5' exonuclease: MTPRTDLYISADVETDGPIPGPYSLLSFGLCVAGTYDGSTFRRVDPQQSTFYAELKPISSEWQPEAMRVNGLDRDRLSTWGREPAAAMTEAAQWVLDVAREHRPVLVAYPVAFDWAFLYWYFVRYAKDGSPFGYSSCLDIRTLYQARAHTVHDESGKAKMPAFLLPARPHTHNALDDAVEQAELFSNVFAWTLSADQPPTRRAHVQ, encoded by the coding sequence GTGACGCCCCGGACCGACCTCTATATCTCGGCAGACGTCGAGACGGACGGTCCTATTCCCGGGCCGTACTCGCTGCTCTCGTTTGGTCTTTGTGTGGCTGGTACCTATGACGGCTCGACGTTCCGCCGGGTTGATCCACAGCAGAGCACGTTCTACGCAGAACTGAAGCCGATCTCGTCTGAGTGGCAACCAGAGGCGATGCGGGTCAACGGACTGGACCGCGATCGCCTCAGCACGTGGGGTCGCGAGCCGGCGGCCGCAATGACCGAAGCCGCGCAGTGGGTCCTGGACGTTGCACGCGAGCATCGCCCGGTGCTGGTCGCCTACCCGGTGGCCTTCGATTGGGCGTTCCTTTACTGGTACTTCGTGCGTTACGCGAAGGACGGCTCGCCGTTCGGCTACTCGTCGTGTCTCGACATCCGAACTCTGTACCAAGCTCGGGCGCATACGGTGCATGACGAGTCCGGAAAGGCGAAGATGCCGGCGTTCTTGCTTCCTGCCCGCCCGCACACACATAATGCCCTTGATGATGCTGTGGAGCAGGCCGAGCTCTTCAGCAACGTGTTTGCATGGACGTTGTCGGCCGATCAACCGCCTACCCGACGAGCGCATGTCCAATAA
- a CDS encoding DUF294 nucleotidyltransferase-like domain-containing protein: protein MQQPEPRQAYSRRRLDELAAGLDDLKEMLDSAKLCIYATGSYGRLEAWPGSDIDLFFIYEDTEAVSYLTFLRLAGRLIETTAEMRFPPFSGDGKYLESLDVNAMERVLGSRDDDSTNAFTARMLLLLESQPISDESRYRRLIERVTAFYFRDHTGHEDDFVPTFLTNDILRFWRTLTLNYEHDRFTATQGLEGQAAEDARAKSLLKNYKLKFSRLATCFSMVAHLACEPPPVEHERVVELCLMTPMERFETLAGRNGTADHLLGQLGVAYESFLATVQQEEAVLMAAFRDREARQQHLSEAVEFGSKIFQILEQLVPEDRMRRLVV from the coding sequence ATGCAGCAACCGGAGCCTCGTCAGGCCTACTCCAGACGGCGTCTTGACGAGCTCGCGGCAGGGCTCGACGATCTCAAGGAGATGCTCGACAGCGCCAAGCTGTGCATCTACGCCACCGGCTCGTATGGCCGACTGGAAGCTTGGCCGGGCTCGGACATCGATCTGTTCTTCATCTACGAGGACACGGAGGCGGTGTCGTACCTCACGTTCCTTCGCCTTGCCGGACGGTTGATCGAGACGACCGCAGAGATGAGGTTCCCGCCGTTCTCCGGCGACGGCAAGTACCTGGAGAGCCTCGACGTCAACGCGATGGAACGCGTACTCGGTAGCCGCGACGACGACTCGACCAACGCCTTCACTGCTCGGATGTTGCTTCTGCTCGAGAGCCAACCGATCTCGGACGAGTCGCGCTACCGACGGCTGATCGAGCGTGTGACAGCCTTCTACTTCCGCGATCACACAGGGCACGAGGATGACTTCGTGCCGACGTTCCTCACCAACGACATCCTGCGGTTCTGGCGCACGCTGACGCTGAACTACGAGCACGACCGATTCACGGCCACCCAGGGCCTCGAAGGCCAAGCGGCCGAGGACGCCCGAGCGAAGAGCCTACTCAAGAACTACAAGTTGAAGTTCAGCCGCCTCGCGACCTGCTTCTCCATGGTCGCCCACCTCGCCTGCGAGCCCCCGCCAGTGGAGCATGAGCGAGTGGTGGAGCTGTGCCTGATGACGCCGATGGAGCGGTTTGAGACGCTTGCAGGCCGGAACGGCACAGCAGACCATCTGCTAGGACAACTTGGCGTCGCGTACGAGAGCTTTCTGGCGACGGTCCAACAGGAAGAAGCCGTGTTGATGGCCGCGTTCCGAGACCGAGAGGCGCGTCAGCAGCACCTGAGCGAGGCGGTCGAGTTCGGCTCGAAGATCTTCCAGATCCTCGAGCAACTCGTGCCGGAAGATCGTATGCGGCGCTTGGTGGTTTAG